gagaaacagagagagagagaaagagagaaaaagagagagaaagagagaaaagagagagagagagagagagagagagagagagagagagagagagagagaaggcaccAGTAAAATAGAGTAGCTAGGAGTTTGTGCTAGGATGCCGGCCCTCAGAAGGCCTACAGCAAGGCAGTAGATAGGTTCCATACAGTCAGGTGACATGTCATTGGTAGCTGGCACAGTCATGTTAATTGTCAGTATCTCTCCTAGGATTTCTTATCATACTCTGTTTAGGTGTCCTGGGGCCACCTGAGGATGCTGTCCTGGCTTCTTGTCTTCTCTGTCTTGGTTCTTCCAGCATGGGGTAAGTTTTCCCTGGTTCTGGACCAAATACATACTCTTCCTTGGGATGTAAGAAGAGCTTTGTGGAGTTTATAGACCTGGGGTCAACTCTTTGCCCTACCCCAAGGAATAGTTTTCAATAAGTGCTTAAATTCTTTAAACTTTAAGTTCTCTATCAAGATTGAGAAAAAGATTGCTTTCCTCTTAAATTTGAGGATTAAATGAAGTAACACATGACTGACTTAGCACTTGGCAGTAAGAACCAATCAATGAGAGAAATGATTATATCTGTGTTAATATTAGCATTTAcacaaatatagatatatatatatacatatatatatatatatatatatatatatatgcctgtaaACAGAACAAGGTTCCTTTGGGGCAATAATGTAAAGCAGTGCCTGGTGACATCTCTCACAGCCCTTCAAGTAGGAGCATGGGTTTGACCAATACCCTAGCAGTGAGCAGAAAATGGCCTGATTCATGAAAGGTCATTTTAACTATTTCTTCTTATTGcatcacatacacaaaatgtaCACAGATGAGAACATTGTGGTTTTAAGGTGCCTGAATATATTTCCCAGTTATTTTTGCCagttgtatgtttatatatgtctTATAATTGTTTAATATGCCCAACTCCCTACCTATAGCAATGAAGTATCATCCTGAGGGATTTCCTGAAGAcaatattagaaaaaaacatgCCACCCTCTGTTAGAGGGGGTTTCCTGGTCAACCCAGAGGGACTTCTTGGGGGAGGCTTAGGGActtagggagagagaaaggtagTAGAGAGAGCAGCTATTTCTGGCTAGAGCTCTGTTATTCCAATTATTATCAAAGGGTTTTGGAACTCTTTGAAGATAGAtaaaaacaggaacattctttttGCAGGTGTTTCCTCCTGGGAAAACCCACAGACTACTCAGGTGTCAGAAGGGCTGCAGCAACTGTTTGGTAACATCTCCCAGCTCTTTGAGAAAGGCATACTGGGCCGTGATGGTGAGGAGACCTAGGGATCTGCTAGGGTTTCTTATGTGGCCAGAAATGCATTGTAAGTTTTCATAGCCAACCGGGACAGGTTGAGTAGTATTGAATTGTAGAAGGGCTCTGGCCAACAGttcaacttcttttcttttctttcttcttttctctttctctctctctctctctttctttctttctttctttctttcacacttTTGAGATATAAGGGAATGATATCAAAATGGGAGAAACACTTATATAGGGTAGAGAGCCAATCTCTGAGTTTAGCAGGTCAGAGAGTGAAGGGCAGATGAAGACCCTGCCTAGTGGGATCCTCTAGGCAGAGGAGGAGGTGTGTAGAAGTCTTAGAGGAATTGTCAGTGAGTGCAAAATTAGGCTAGAGGACTGGGTGGGGATAAGTGGATAGCATGGACATACTTCCTAATGGGAGTACACTTATGATGGGGattccagagagggaagagcaaAATACCCAGACTCCCTGGCCAGTTCAGCTGCATTGGTGGTGAGAGCCTGTAAGGTATACACATGAGCTTCAAAAGGTATGGCCAGCTGCTGATATCTCTCCTGGGGCATTTTCACCAGCATGAGTCAGACAACATGTGCAGCTTAGGTAACAAATGTAGGATGCACTGATTGACATGCCATCCTCTCCCCACAGATGTCTTCATCATGGTTTCTCGTGAGGAATGGGGGGCAAAAGCAATTGGCTGCAGCTCCAAGCTGAGCAGGCCAGTGGATGTCCTTGTCGTACACCATATCCCTGGACTAGAGTGCCACAACAAAACTGCCTGTAGCCAGAAGCTTCGGGAACTTCAGGCCTATCACATCCACAACAGCTGGTGTGATGTGGCTTATAAGTACGTGGCTGGGCCAGTCATGTGCTCAGAGCTGCTCTGTTAAGGTTCTTGTAGTCGTTTCACCTGTTTTCCTCGCCTTCTTGGTTGTGGTTCTATAGATTTTGTAGTGAATACAGTTTCAAAATCTTCATGAAATACCGACAATTTTCTGTGAGGTTTCTGCCTCTGAGATGCAGAATGAAAATCAAGACATAACTGCTCCTTTGAATGCCTCTGGAAAATCTTGGTTTACCCGACACATCACAGTTTACAGAATTCTTCCTTATACCTAAGTGCCTCCATCATCCACCAGTCTGAGTAGGGCAGAACAAGAATCACCATTTCCCCAAGGTAGGGAGGTTGTTTGATTTCCTCAGTGTCACACAGAGGTACAGTCATCTATTCTAAACTAGCTCAACTTGTCTCTGTCCAAGGTAGTCTCACCACACTATAggtatagtctctgatctcactGGGCAATCATCCTACCTATGACCCCAACAGCCAGTCTAGGAGACTCCTATCTGACTCTGGCCAGTTATCAACAGTCTGGAGCTTGGTAATGGCTTCTGGTCTCAGGCATCCACAGCATCTCTGCTTTCCTACACCATGATTTCTCTAAGGCTTCTATGGTTTAGGGGAGTTAACGATCCATGGAGGACAGGAATTAGTGGTTAACTTCATCATCCCAGGCCTTCTGAAGGATGGTTTTAAAGTGTATATACATAGTTCTTCAGCAGGACATGGTGGGTGAACAGCAGTCACCATCAGTGCTGGGTGTTTACTCCCAAGCTACTTCAGGGGCATAGGCTGTTGAATTTCACTCTTTGATCTTTTATCTTCTTGCTCCATCTCTGTGGCTTCTGGGATCACTCCTCAAACACACTTCCTGCCACTGTGTCCATGTCTCACATGGTGTGTTTATATAGAACATTGTCTATCAGGGAGAAAACAAATGAGTAAGCTGTGTGGAGATTGTGTGGGCAGTATGTCTTCAGTGGGAGGTAGGAGAGCCATTTTTAAGGATGTTTAGAATCCATGGAGACAAGTATTGTGTGGCTAGATCAATTGTAGTTTTTGCAGATGAACAAGgtcccctcttccttctcagcATTTAGGATGATTTATATAAAACTTGGGTATAGGAAGGGagtatgagatgtgtgtgtgggtCTTTTTCAATGTTAAAGATGAGAATACATGGTATTTCTATGGTCTCAGAGAAATCTATACTTTTTGTGAAGCTCCCTTCTCAACCTAAGTAGGTGGTTTTCTTTCTCAGGAATGTGTCAGTGCCAGTCAGTAATTTGTGTTTCCCTGCCCACAGTTTCCTGGTTGGGGATGATGGCAGAGTGTATGAAGGTGTTGGTTGGAATGTCCAAGGCTCTCATGACCAGGGCTACAACAGCATCTCCTTAGGTGTTGCCTTCTTTGGCACCAAGGAAGGTAATGGTACCTCAGCTGACAGTTGTTCCAAGAGATCTCTGCTGCTCTGCCTTGATGACCTGCTGCCCTCTCAGTTTCTCCTGGCATGTTTTTCTCCCTTGGTTTCTAGAATACACAGTGTGATGCTCTTCTTTCTGCTCTGGCTTCCTTCTATGTCTCTGTCACATTTcccattttttccattaattaatttattcacatcCAAATTtcagtccctcctcctcctaggcCCTCCTCACATGGctcttctccccctttcctctcattcacctctgagaaggggaacCTActcaccctggcacctcaagtcactgcaggactgggTACATTATCtatcactgaggccagagaggacagctcagttaggggaacaggatccacaggcaggcaacagggtcagtcactccagttgttggggacccacatgaagaccaagaggcacctctgctacatatgttctgcCACATTTCTTTCTCGAGCTCCCAGGCTTCTCTAGGTGAGACCCTCCTGCTCTTTGCACTGGGCTTCTATCTGCTAGGTTCTTGCTCTGTTCTTCAGGTAGATCTGTGCTTTGTGTGTTATATCTGTATTTGTGGCTATTGCACCTTTTCTCCAGGACTGACAGGTCTGTGGCCAGATGACCCTCTGTCTGTTTTTCACTGCTAGATTTTCTAtccattaaaaaagagaaaaacacctTGATGCCTCTGTATTAGGTATTTTCTTGTTGCTGCAACTAAATAACAGATGAAACcaacttaaggaaagaaagaagagtttattttagctcacagtttaaggGGATAACTCATCACAATAGGGGAGACATCATATCAGGGGCTTGAAGTGGCTGGTGGCATTGCATACATGCTTAgaaacaggaggatgacactgggGCTCACCCCATTTTCTCTTATGTTCAGTCCAGGATCCCTTCCATGGAATAGTGCTGTCTGAAGTTAGGGTGGGCCATCCACCTCAATGAACTCATTCAGGAAATATGTCCATAGGTTTGTCTCCTAGATCTTGACCATGCTTTCCCCTACCCCAAACTCCTCCCAGATTTTCccacttcatgttctctctctctcccccctctccgtctctttctttctctctgtttctgtctctctctccctaccccctctctgtctctttgtctctcaaaaagaaagagcaaaaaatccaagcaaaacaaaatgaaacaaaaagctcAAAGTGAAGTGCAACATCCCAGCCTCTACTGacagtctttcatttttttccaagtCTGTTGATTCTAACCTACTACCCCCTCAATCCTAATATATAGTTCTATCAGCGTGTCTGTGAGTTTGTTAGCTGATTTCTGTAGTTTCTCATTGCTACTCAGTACCTTTTGGGATAATCCAGGTAGATTCCATTATTCCTATTACTACAGTGTGTGACCCAGGTTTCAGAGAAGCAGTTAACCCAAAGTAACACACTGCGGGGAAGGAGTCAGAACATGAGTCTGTACTTTCCATTTCCAATAGGTGGGTGGTTCCCACAAAGTGCTGGGTCCAGGGTGCCCGTTCaatttatagatttatttgttggtttgggATTTGAAGCAtgtactcttttttgttttgtttgtttttcgagacagggtttttctgtgtagccctggctgtcctggaactcaccctgtagatcaggctggccttgaactcagaaatccgcctgcctctgcctcccaagtgctgggattaaaggcgtgtgccaccaccacccagcgaaGCATGTACTCTTTAGATCCCATGTTGTTCTTCATGAACAAGGGGGTTGCTAATAGTATCTGAGTCAGAGCTTTGTGCTGAGAAAAATGATGGGAAGTGCTGGTGTGAGCAGGGGGGCTTAGTGAGCATAGCCACCTTAAAGTTCTCTTGTGTATAGAGGGTATGGACAAGTGAAGTCGTAGCAAATCTTTGGGGAGGTCTTCAACCTAAGCCACCCAGAGCCCAGCTATAGCAGGTCTTTGATGCTTGTCTTTCTGACCTGTCCCGATGGTTTCTTCTAGCAGCCGTGTAGGTTTGTCAGAGTACCCTAGTTTCTTTCCGTTGTTCTCTGACACTAGGCCAGACTGGGATACCTGTAAACCACTCTCTTCCAGGCCATAGTCCCAGCCCTGTTTCTCTGTCAGCTATGAAGGCCCTGATTTCCCATGCTGTGATGAACGGCCACTTGTCATTCAAGTACATCCAGCCACTTCTTGTGAAAAGTGAAGACTGCCTGGTCCCTCCACAGAAAGGGATACAGAAGAAAGGTGAGACCCAGGAGTGATCCTTCAGGCTTTCTTACATCTTTCTCAGGAGCCATGTGGTCACCTAGCTTTCTGAAATACTTGTGTTGGCAAGCCTTGAGAGGACCCTCTCAGACCACCTCATTCTGAGTTAGCTGTGGTGACAGTACCTCATCAGGATGAGTGGTGTTACATGAACAATCTTTCTGCAGTCACTCCACACTTGTTTCCTTAGCAAAACTTGGATCTAAGGAACAAAGCACAAGAACCCTTAGGTCATAGAGCTTcagtgcagagagaagagaaagataagGGACAAATTGAACAGGTAAAAGTCTCAGCGCGTTATATAGTCAGAATTGTTAGGGAAGAAAATAGGCATAGAAAAGGACCGGGCACATTACCTCACAGTTCTTTTTCACAATTACAcattataaatacagaaaataacagaaacttgACATTGTTACCATGACATTAGAGGAGGAACTAAAAAGATTTCCGACAACAAGTTAGATGCTGCTTTGGGTTAACAAGCAGTGACAGCATTAAAACCAATGAGTTACTAGAGTCATTTGTTTGTGTATGAGAGTTTtgcctacacacatatatgtgtgtaccatgtttgaacctggtgcccatggaagtcagaggatggcatcagataccctggaactggaattacagaagattgtgagctgccatgtgaacactagaaatcaaactcaggccctctgcaagagcaacaactactcactgagccatctctccagcacaaacccaaaccaaacttctttctttgatttttgttttcttccttttcacttccttccttccttccttccttccttccttccttccttctttccttccttccttctctcctttcttctttccttcctctatacctctcttcttccctctctccatccttcttccttttcctctttctctctcccttttcctctctccctccattcccccctctctctccatcccccttctctctgAACCAACAAGTTTTTGGGGGTTAattacaggagcatgggtgaggggttacttatgAGAAAGCCTGTCACCAAAGCCCACTGCAGTCTGGGTGGTCACTCTCAAATGTGGAGCTTATTGCACAATTTGCAGGTAGTTCAACAAGTTGGAATGTGTCTCAGCTAGTCTCAGCATtcctcactacacacacacacacacacacacacacacacacacacacacacacacaggacaggaGAGGCCCAGTGAACCTAATCAGTGTGtcagggacttcctaaagctTTTGAGGTTAAAACAGTATGAACTATTAGCCTTTTCTTGGGCTCCACATTTAGGATTGCTTTATACAAGCAGAATGGCTTTGAAATGTCTATCAAACAGGCTTCCATAGTAAAGCTTTTATCTTTTCTGCTTGGATCAGTATATTCCAGAGTACCGCAGACAGGATTGGGAAGAGGTTTGAGGATGGTTGGGAAATCTCAACAAGCAGAGGATTACAGCAGCCTTCAGTAGTCATGTGGTTGGCATGAGGTGGTAAATGAATCCtctatgttttgttgtttttgttgttttatcctACAACAGATTGTCCCCACATAATTCCACGGTCTGTTTGGGGGGCAAGAGAGTCCCACTGCCTCAAGATGACTCTCCCTGCAAAGTATGCCATCATCCTTCACACTGCTGGGAGAACATGCAGTCAGCCTGATGAGTGCCGCCTGCTGCTCCGAGATCTCCAGTCCTTCTTCATGGACAGGCTAAGTGCATGTGACATTGGGTATAAGTAAGTCATCCCCCCAAACAGGAGCTTTTTTTCCTTCAGTGGGAGAAATAGAATCTCTCAACTGGGGGGAAAGGCAGATATTTTTAATGGATTAATGACCATATGGGAGATCTATAGGTATTTATTATAATGACTTCTTACCTAATCCAGAATGCTCTTAGCTAGGAGACAGATAACGAGAAGTCATAGCCCCAAGCATATCCTCAAAATGTGTACCCATTAAAGACAATTTATGAACATTATAGATACCAAGGCTTCTGAAGAGATATTTAGAGGAAAGTACAGTGTGCAAAACTGTGGAGCCTGTAGAGGAGATTAACCCAAGTCCACTGCCTCTCTTTCTACTGTGACTCAGGTGATGCCCTCTGCTTGGATTGCTCCTTCTGGTGTTATTGTGTCAGTCCTTTGCATCTAAGACTCTCAACACTCAGAGGGAGAGTCTTTTCTACACAGAGAGACTGGATAaatctttgataatttcatagtGCCAAGTTCTGTGATTCCATAATAAAAAATGTGTTACCTAATGGGAGGGTATTTTCCCTCTCCCCAGATTTCTTCCCTTatcctctgtgtctgtctgtctgtctgtttgtttgtctgtctgtctcttttcccacttccctcttctcctcctaccctcttccttccctccctcccttcattttcACATAAAGTAATTTAAATGAATATCAAAATTCTGTGATTGGATTTtgttggttaagaacacttacattgggggctggagagatggctctgcagctaagagcactgactgctgtcacaggggtcctgagttcaactccctggaaccacatagtgactcacaaccatttggaATGGGAtatgatggcctcttctggtgtgtctgaagacagctacagtgtactcatatacattaaataaataaatcttaaaaatatttgcattaaaaGACAGTAACTAAAAGACAGTAACTTAAGACTGGcccacatagaaaacaaaatgtttcacTAAACGGTCAAAAACACTGGAGGATGTGTCCAGAGCTTGCATCTAAGACACAGGAGCACTTCAGCTCATTTCCCATTACAAATAAACTAAACTGGAAGCCTAAGGACAAGCCACTGCTAACTCATGTGGTGTCTTTGCAAGTGTTAATAGAAGGAGCCACTGTCTGAGCACATTCATGGATTAGCTTCTGGAGCTGTATTTTAGTCTTGGCTGTTCTCACCAGGCATTTGTGTGCAATGTGCCTGCCTCAGTTGCATTTGTTACTTGATATATTCTAAGATGACCAATACTCTTTAGTGAAGCTCTTTAAAGATGGGAGAAAATATTATCTCTGATTGTCTATCGGGACTTACCAAATGATGGTAGGTCTTGCCATTCAGGATAATCTGATGTTGTTCCCTCAAATTGCAATGGAGATGtgaatatgaaatatgaatttaGAAATCTTTTTTCAACTGAGGATAAAGACTTTCCTTTCCTACTCAGGCTCTAGTTACCGTTTTCTTGGCTTCTTATTTATAATCTCCTATTGCCATTCTTGAAAGGGTCTGAACTCAGGAAACACTCTCATACATTACAGCATTAGGCTGTGCTCTGTGGCAGGAAGCACAGGTGGCTCTTACCCTCCTGGCATTCGGACTTCAGTGAGGAAAAAAAGAACTCACAATGCTAGTCTCAACAAGGTGAATTAAGTGCTATTGTGAAGGACACAGAAATGAtggagcaggaaggcaggaagaggaaTGAAGGACTCGTTCCTCAGAGGGGAAAATTCTTATCTGGGACCCCAGGAAGGAGTGGGAACAAatcagaggaggaagcagcaagaGTGCTTCAAATACAGGTGAAGGCCTGGATTCCAGGGTAAGAATAGTGTCTTTGAGGATCTGAGAGATTGATTATGATCACATAAATGCCAGCATTGGGTGTGGTGATAGGTGAGGCTGGTAGGCAGAGAGCCATGTCCTGAAGAATGATTTATCTTTTAACTGAAAGTTTAGATTCTGCACAAAGAACTAAGAGCAAGATTATACATTATTTGTATTTGAGAAAGGTACCTTGGATGATGCTTTGGGAACAGAATGGTGAGGGCAATGAGAATTTAAGATTTGTGGTAATCCAGACAAGGCAAGATGTTTATAGAGCTAAGAGGGTACAGATGTCACAGGGAGAAGTAGAGACTTTTAAGAGTTCATGAAAGTGAGTGGCTAGTGACTATGAACTATGACTATAAGACTATGTCAGAGAGGTGGCTGGGAGACACTGGTGACAAGCCTTGGCTGGCAAGTGGATGAAGTGAGTGGGCTGAAGCCTGGGTTTGAAGCCAGTGGGTGGTGATTTTTTTCTCCAATGCTTCCCCAGAGAAGGTGAGAGGTGGCACCAAATGTTAGTTGTGCATTTTCATGGATGGTGAAGAAGCCAAGGAAATGGATAGGTTAGTTCTGAGCAAGTAGGTAGAGTGAGAAGGAAGAGATGCAGGAGAGCACCCCAAGGAGCACAAACTTGAGGAGGCTGAGACACAGAGATGGATTTGACAGACAAGAGAGTGAGTGGACATTACACAGTGGACTTCAAGGGAAGAGTATgactggagaaggaagaggggttGGCAGGTTCAACTTTATGGGAAATAATGGTTAGACATTTGGAAAGTCAGGGAGTCAGTTGGTACgtcatttatattttaacagcAGTTACTATGGCAATTTACTCCTGCAGAGATGAGCAAATGTTTTAAGTCTGGGACCCTCTAGAGCTCCATTTCCCTGGATACTTTCACTAACTCACTCACAACGACTTTCTTCTATTTGTTCTGAAACTTGGTGCTTagttgagtaaaaaaaaaaaaaaaaaagagtgacttGATGAAGGAAGGCAAGTGTCAGTCCCAGAGTCTCTCTTTCATGCTAATTTCCATCTCTCCTGTGCATCTCCAGCTTCCTCGTGGGCCAGGATGGTGGTGTTTATGAAGGGGTGGGCTGGAATAACCAAGGCTCCAAAACTGACGGCTACAACGACATCGCTTTGAGTATTACTTTCATGGGCACCTTCACAGGTAAGTGGAACCTTTGGGTAGTTGTGATCCTAGTGTGATACTTGAGGAGAGTGTCTGATTTGGACTGAAAAGACATCAGGCTTAGACACTGTTTAAAGCATCCTATGCTGAAGCTTTGTATTTACATTTGTCTAGGATGAGTGTGGTTGAAAGTGACCTTCAGATCCCAGAGAGTAGGTACTCTATtttatcacacacagacaaatcttagtttctctctctctctctctctctctctctctctctctctctctctctctctccctccctccctccctccctccctctctctctctctctctctctctctctctctttctctctctctccctctccctctctctctctgtcttccctctttttattctctctctgtccctctcttcctcctctctccctttctccctctcccacacCCCCCATCTTCTTGCTACAAT
Above is a genomic segment from Arvicanthis niloticus isolate mArvNil1 chromosome 4, mArvNil1.pat.X, whole genome shotgun sequence containing:
- the Pglyrp4 gene encoding peptidoglycan recognition protein 4 — protein: MLSWLLVFSVLVLPAWGVSSWENPQTTQVSEGLQQLFGNISQLFEKGILGRDDVFIMVSREEWGAKAIGCSSKLSRPVDVLVVHHIPGLECHNKTACSQKLRELQAYHIHNSWCDVAYNFLVGDDGRVYEGVGWNVQGSHDQGYNSISLGVAFFGTKEGHSPSPVSLSAMKALISHAVMNGHLSFKYIQPLLVKSEDCLVPPQKGIQKKDCPHIIPRSVWGARESHCLKMTLPAKYAIILHTAGRTCSQPDECRLLLRDLQSFFMDRLSACDIGYNFLVGQDGGVYEGVGWNNQGSKTDGYNDIALSITFMGTFTGSSPNAAALEAAQDLIQCAVVNGYLTPNYLLMGHSDVSNTLSPGQALYNIIKTWPHFKH